AACCCGGCatgtattttccttttaattaacaaaatgatCTCGTTAAAGGGGAAAATTGAAGACTCGATTCTTCTGTGATGATTTAAATAGGCACACAAAATGAAAGCCACGTGTGCCCATCTGCTACACAGAGCACTGTACCCAGCTTGGTCTGCAACCTAGGCCAGCTTGGTTTTCTTGTGTTATCTGTATGTATCTCTCGCATATGCACTGGAATCTCACAGCATATAGAATTAGAAAGAATAATTTATCTGAATAGTTTATCTCAACTgaatatcatgaaaataaatatacactataattattaatttctacaaattaataaatctcatcctaaatcaaaatcaatctcggatattttaatgttttatttaaacccccttttaaaaattaaataaatagagtcaaaattgaattataaaatcatgcATGAATTATATTTACGTTTTTAATTaccttgtaattttttaaaaagatttcatATGCATCTTATATGGATATTATAATAACTTACTTATGTGGATTGCTTGATGGtgatatttatatgaaatttcttAAAGGAGTAAAAATGCTTCAAGCATATAATTTAAACactcatatttaattaaattacaaagatttatatgataattaaaaaatgtatctaatatggttatgatttttaaagtgtgttttgtttagaaatatattaaaataatttttttttatttttaaaaaaatatttttaaaatcagtgcatcaaaataatttaaaaatattaattttttttttttaaaaaaataaaaaaatatttttaaaataaaaaaaaaaaacaaataggacaTAAATTTCGGACAATTTTCTTAGCACATGTCTTCTTAAAGAATGATACATCAATAATCCTATTAGCCACGTGTTTTTATCAAGAAATCAAGTTTTGGATTTGTTAATTGAGATTCTGTTTGAGCAAACCAAGTCATCATCTAAACTAAACGTACTACGTTCTGTCCTTTCCCCGTATTTCACGAGCTTGTACCTTCAGCTTACCAAGCATTGTACCTTGCCAAATCCTACCACCAAACCATCAACACCACAAAGAGAGTCTCCCCTGCATAGAAAGCAGACACGCACCATAAGAAAGGAACCAATTTTCCTCTGTAAACAAAGAGAACTCAAAAGGTCCAATGGCCATTGCCACGGCCACAAACTTGTACACTTCATATTCTCCAATAACAATCAAAACCCGCAATAACAAAAGTGTCTCTTTTTCATCACAACCTGGTGCTTACATCTCTAGGCATGTCAAGTTCGCTGTACCAATTCAGAAAAGAACCACACTTTCGATATCAGCTGCAAGTACCACTGCTATACAAGTAGATGGACCTACAACTTCTAGCAAAGCATCAAAGACTTTGCCTTTCAGAGTGGGTCATGGGTTTGATCTCCATAGGTTAGAACCTGGGTACCCTTTGATTATTGGTGGGATTGATGTGCCACATGATAGAGGATGTGAAGCTCACTCTGATGGTAACATTTTGATTGATTCTTGACGTTTTTTTCTTCCCAATTCCATATCAATTGAATGTTACAATTCAAAGTTGAGAGTTTTGGAACTTGAAAGAGATTCGGgcttcaatcatttttttggtGTTAGCTTTTTATGGGAACTAATTGGATATGACTTTGTTTAATTAGTTCTATTGAATTGTTTGCAGGGGATGTGTTACTTCATTGTGTTGTGGATGC
This genomic interval from Populus alba chromosome 1, ASM523922v2, whole genome shotgun sequence contains the following:
- the LOC118033745 gene encoding 2-C-methyl-D-erythritol 2,4-cyclodiphosphate synthase, chloroplastic; translated protein: MAIATATNLYTSYSPITIKTRNNKSVSFSSQPGAYISRHVKFAVPIQKRTTLSISAASTTAIQVDGPTTSSKASKTLPFRVGHGFDLHRLEPGYPLIIGGIDVPHDRGCEAHSDGDVLLHCVVDAVLGALGLPDIGQIFPDSDPKWKGAPSSVFIKEAVRLMHEAGYEIGNLDATLILQRPKLSPHKEAIRANLSELLGADPSVVNLKAKTHEKVDSLGENRSIAAHTVVLLMKK